In the genome of Pseudomonas sp. HS6, one region contains:
- a CDS encoding peptidoglycan DD-metalloendopeptidase family protein, translating to MTTEPSKAPPLYPKTHLLAASGIAALLSLALLVFPSSDVEAKKTTLSLELESPAEQLTQDQDAAEAVQATNEPVTSPFAQIENSAEDAPQTAEAAPVPAPVAPEKKAPGHREVIVSKGDTLSTLFEKVGLPAAAVHDVLASDKQAKQFSQLKHGQKLEFELNSQGQLTNLHSKVSDIETITLTKNDKGYVFNRVTAKPTVRTAYVHGVINSSLSQSAARAGLSHSLTMDMASVFGYDVDFAQDIRQGDEFDVIYEQKVVNGKAVGNGPILSARFTNRGKTYTAVRYTNKQGNSSYYTADGNSMRKAFIRTPVDFARISSKFSMGRKHPILNKIRAHKGVDYAAPRGTPIKAAGDGKVLLAGRRGGYGNTVIIQHGNTYRTLYGHMQGFAKGVKTGGTVKQGQVIGYIGTTGLSTGPHLHYEFQVNGVHVDPLGQKLPMADPIAKAERARFLAQSQPLMARMDQEKATMLASSKR from the coding sequence ATGACCACTGAACCGTCTAAAGCGCCACCGCTTTACCCGAAGACCCACCTGCTTGCCGCGAGTGGGATCGCCGCCCTTCTCAGCTTGGCGCTCCTGGTATTTCCTTCCAGTGATGTTGAAGCCAAAAAGACGACCCTGAGCCTTGAACTGGAAAGTCCTGCTGAACAACTGACACAAGATCAAGACGCTGCTGAGGCGGTTCAAGCCACAAACGAGCCAGTAACCTCGCCCTTCGCACAGATCGAAAACAGCGCAGAAGACGCACCTCAAACCGCCGAGGCCGCGCCAGTACCTGCACCTGTCGCTCCTGAAAAGAAGGCTCCAGGCCACAGGGAAGTGATCGTGTCCAAGGGCGATACCCTTTCGACATTGTTCGAGAAGGTCGGCCTCCCGGCGGCGGCCGTGCATGACGTGCTGGCCAGCGACAAACAAGCCAAGCAGTTCAGCCAGCTCAAACACGGCCAGAAACTCGAATTCGAGCTCAATTCGCAAGGCCAGTTGACCAATCTGCACAGCAAGGTCAGCGACATCGAAACCATCACCCTGACCAAGAACGACAAGGGTTATGTCTTCAACCGCGTTACCGCCAAGCCAACCGTTCGCACCGCTTACGTCCACGGCGTAATCAATAGCTCGCTGTCCCAGTCCGCCGCCCGCGCCGGCCTGTCCCACAGCCTGACCATGGATATGGCCAGCGTGTTCGGCTACGACGTCGACTTCGCCCAGGATATCCGCCAGGGTGACGAGTTCGACGTGATCTACGAGCAGAAAGTGGTCAATGGCAAAGCTGTCGGCAATGGCCCGATCCTGTCCGCTCGCTTCACCAACCGCGGCAAGACCTATACCGCCGTGCGTTACACCAACAAGCAGGGCAACAGCAGTTATTACACCGCCGATGGCAACAGCATGCGCAAGGCGTTCATCCGCACGCCGGTGGACTTCGCCCGCATCAGCTCCAAGTTTTCCATGGGCCGCAAACACCCGATTCTCAACAAGATCCGCGCCCACAAAGGTGTCGATTACGCCGCCCCACGCGGCACGCCAATCAAGGCTGCCGGTGATGGCAAAGTACTGCTGGCCGGTCGTCGTGGTGGTTACGGCAACACTGTGATCATTCAGCACGGCAACACTTACCGCACGCTGTATGGCCATATGCAGGGTTTCGCCAAAGGCGTGAAGACCGGCGGCACCGTCAAGCAGGGCCAGGTAATCGGCTACATCGGCACTACCGGCCTGTCCACAGGCCCGCACCTGCACTATGAGTTCCAGGTCAACGGCGTTCACGTCGATCCATTGGGCCAGAAGCTGCCAATGGCCGACCCAATTGCCAAAGCCGAACGCGCCCGCTTCCTGGCACAGAGCCAGCCTTTGATGGCGCGCATGGACCAAGAGAAGGCCACCATGCTGGCCTCGAGCAAGCGCTAA
- a CDS encoding anhydro-N-acetylmuramic acid kinase, whose translation MALYIGVMSGTSLDGLDIALIEQTSAINLIATHYIPMPDSLRAELLGLCASGPDEIARSAIAQQNWVKLAAEGIHALLEQQQLKSETIRAIGSHGQTIRHEPARGFTVQIGNPALLTELTGITVVSDFRSRDVAAGGQGAPLVPAFHEALFEERTGNRAVLNVGGFSNLSLIEPNKPVAGFDCGPGNVLMDAWIHQQRGENYDRNGQWAASGVIEPTLLKALLSDPFFVTKGPKSTGREVFNLPWLEQHLSRLPGIPPENVQATLLELTALTIVESLQSAQSNTEELLVCGGGAHNATLMKRLADLLPNAKVASTASHGVDPDWVEAMAFAWLAHCCLEGITANRPSVTGAKGLRILGAIYPN comes from the coding sequence ATGGCTCTTTATATCGGCGTGATGTCCGGAACCAGCCTCGACGGTCTGGACATCGCCCTGATCGAGCAGACCTCGGCGATCAATCTGATCGCCACGCACTACATTCCCATGCCTGACTCCTTGCGCGCCGAGCTGCTTGGCTTGTGCGCCAGCGGCCCCGACGAGATCGCCCGCTCGGCCATTGCCCAGCAGAACTGGGTGAAGCTTGCGGCCGAAGGGATCCATGCCCTGCTTGAACAGCAACAGCTCAAGTCCGAAACCATTCGTGCGATAGGCAGCCACGGCCAGACCATTCGCCATGAGCCGGCTCGCGGATTCACCGTACAAATCGGCAACCCAGCCCTGCTGACCGAGCTGACCGGCATTACGGTCGTCAGCGATTTCCGCAGCCGTGATGTGGCCGCCGGTGGCCAAGGCGCCCCTCTCGTTCCAGCCTTCCATGAAGCGTTGTTCGAAGAGCGTACCGGTAACCGTGCCGTCCTGAATGTCGGCGGTTTCAGCAATCTCAGTCTGATTGAGCCGAACAAGCCTGTAGCCGGTTTCGACTGCGGACCTGGGAATGTGCTGATGGATGCATGGATTCACCAACAGCGTGGCGAAAACTATGATCGCAATGGTCAATGGGCAGCCAGCGGCGTGATTGAGCCGACTCTGCTCAAGGCCCTCCTGAGCGATCCTTTTTTCGTGACCAAAGGCCCGAAGAGCACGGGCCGAGAAGTTTTCAACCTACCGTGGCTGGAACAACACCTGTCACGCCTGCCTGGTATCCCACCCGAAAACGTACAGGCAACGCTACTCGAACTGACGGCGCTGACCATCGTCGAGTCGCTGCAAAGCGCTCAATCGAATACCGAAGAACTACTGGTCTGCGGCGGCGGCGCCCATAACGCCACGCTGATGAAGCGCCTGGCCGACCTGCTGCCCAACGCGAAAGTCGCCAGTACCGCGAGCCACGGTGTCGATCCAGACTGGGTCGAAGCCATGGCCTTCGCCTGGCTGGCCCATTGCTGCCTGGAGGGCATCACTGCCAATCGCCCCAGCGTCACCGGCGCCAAGGGTTTGCGCATACTCGGCGCCATCTACCCCAACTAA
- the erpA gene encoding iron-sulfur cluster insertion protein ErpA, translating into MSVESFTPTALQFTHGAAHKVKSLVDEEGNDRLKLRVFVTGGGCSGFQYGFTFDEDVAEDDTIVEREGVSLVVDPMSFQYLAGAEVDYQEGLEGSRFVIKNPNATTTCGCGSSFSI; encoded by the coding sequence ATGAGCGTCGAATCCTTCACCCCCACGGCTTTGCAATTCACTCACGGTGCCGCGCACAAGGTGAAGAGCCTGGTCGATGAAGAGGGGAATGATCGCTTGAAGCTGCGCGTATTCGTTACGGGCGGCGGTTGTTCAGGGTTTCAGTACGGCTTCACCTTCGATGAGGATGTGGCCGAGGACGACACCATCGTCGAGCGCGAAGGCGTCAGTCTGGTGGTTGATCCGATGAGTTTCCAATACCTGGCAGGTGCCGAGGTGGACTACCAGGAAGGTCTGGAAGGTTCGCGGTTCGTGATCAAGAACCCGAATGCCACCACCACTTGTGGTTGCGGTTCTTCGTTCTCGATCTGA
- the argC gene encoding N-acetyl-gamma-glutamyl-phosphate reductase, which produces MVKVGIVGGTGYTGVELLRLLAQHPQAEVVVITSRSEAGLAVADMYPNLRGHYDGLAFSVPDIKTLGACDVVFFATPHGVAHALAGELLAAGTKVIDLSADFRLQDAEEWAKWYGQPHGAPELLDEAVYGLPEVNREQIKKARLIAVPGCYPTATQLGFLPLLEAGLADTSLLIADCKSGVSGAGRGAAVGSLYSETSESMKAYAVKGHRHLPEIRQGLRRAAGKDVGLTFVPHLTPMIRGIHSTLYATVVDRSVDLQALFEKRYANEPFVDVMPAGSHPETRSVRGANVCRIAVHRPQDGDLVVVLSVIDNLVKGASGQAVQNMNILFGLDERFGLSHAGMLP; this is translated from the coding sequence ATGGTCAAGGTCGGTATCGTCGGCGGCACGGGTTACACCGGTGTCGAACTGCTGCGTCTGTTGGCACAGCATCCGCAGGCAGAAGTGGTGGTGATCACTTCCCGATCCGAGGCCGGTCTGGCCGTGGCTGATATGTACCCGAACCTGCGCGGTCACTATGACGGTCTGGCGTTCAGCGTGCCGGACATCAAGACCCTGGGCGCTTGCGACGTGGTGTTCTTCGCCACTCCGCACGGCGTAGCTCACGCACTGGCCGGCGAACTGCTGGCGGCCGGCACCAAGGTCATCGACCTGTCGGCAGACTTCCGTCTGCAGGACGCCGAAGAATGGGCCAAATGGTACGGCCAGCCACACGGTGCGCCGGAGTTGCTGGACGAAGCGGTTTACGGCTTGCCGGAAGTCAACCGTGAGCAAATCAAGAAAGCACGCCTGATCGCGGTGCCGGGTTGCTACCCGACCGCAACGCAGCTGGGTTTCCTGCCATTGCTTGAGGCAGGTCTTGCCGATACGTCGCTTCTGATCGCCGACTGCAAGTCCGGCGTCAGCGGTGCCGGTCGTGGTGCTGCTGTAGGCTCGCTGTATTCCGAAACGTCGGAAAGCATGAAGGCTTATGCGGTGAAAGGTCACCGTCATCTGCCGGAAATCCGTCAGGGGCTGCGTCGTGCGGCGGGCAAGGATGTCGGTCTGACCTTCGTGCCACACCTGACGCCGATGATTCGCGGCATTCATTCAACACTCTATGCGACCGTGGTGGATCGCTCGGTGGATCTGCAGGCGCTGTTCGAAAAGCGTTATGCCAATGAACCGTTCGTCGACGTGATGCCGGCGGGTAGCCATCCGGAAACCCGTAGTGTGCGCGGTGCCAACGTCTGCCGTATTGCGGTTCACCGTCCACAGGATGGTGATCTGGTGGTGGTGCTGTCGGTGATCGACAACCTGGTCAAGGGCGCGTCGGGTCAGGCGGTGCAGAACATGAACATTCTGTTCGGCCTGGATGAGCGCTTTGGTCTGTCCCATGCGGGCATGCTGCCGTAA
- the hemJ gene encoding protoporphyrinogen oxidase HemJ has translation MLYLWIKALHIVSIVCWFAGLFYLPRLFVYHAQSEDTTSKERFSVMERKLYRGIMGPAMIAALIFGGWLIYLNPSIFSTGGWIHAKLTLVVLLIGYHHMCGAQVKRFARGENTRSHVFYRWFNEVPVLILLAIVILVVVKPF, from the coding sequence ATGCTCTATCTATGGATCAAAGCGCTTCATATCGTCAGCATCGTGTGCTGGTTTGCCGGACTGTTCTACCTGCCGCGATTGTTCGTTTATCACGCACAAAGTGAAGACACGACCAGCAAGGAACGCTTCAGCGTCATGGAGCGCAAGCTGTATCGCGGCATCATGGGCCCGGCGATGATTGCCGCGCTGATCTTCGGCGGCTGGCTGATCTACCTGAACCCGAGCATCTTCAGCACAGGTGGCTGGATCCACGCCAAGCTGACCCTGGTCGTGCTGTTGATCGGTTATCACCACATGTGCGGCGCGCAGGTAAAACGTTTCGCCCGTGGCGAGAACACCCGCAGCCATGTCTTTTATCGCTGGTTCAATGAAGTGCCGGTTCTGATATTGCTGGCTATCGTAATTCTGGTCGTGGTCAAGCCGTTCTAA